In Candidatus Kryptoniota bacterium, the sequence CGAGTTAAGCTTCAAGTTCCGCTGAGACAAATCCAGAGGGGTGAACCCGCCTTTCTTTGGGTCAATCTCATTTCACCAGGTGCCTCCCATGCGGTCGGAATTGCATTCTGGTCTTACGAATTGTTTTCATCTTTCGGCGGAAATTTCTATTATTAATAAATTGTGTTTTGAATTTATCACAAAGTCTGCTGATCGGCTCGAATAGCGTGATCGAAGCGGAAAAATTTCATCTATTCATGAGTACGCATAAGTGAAACCTACATATTCTGCATTGGTATTTGATCTTGGGAATGTGCTTCTCCCATTTAATTATGAGATAATCCTTTCTGGTCTGGATAGGATTGAGATTGGACTCGGGGAAAAATTCAAGCGTTTCTACAGAACCAATTACGAATTGCACAGAGAACTCGAGTGCGGAAAGCTGTCCGAGGGGAAATTCCTTGAGATCGTACTCGGTGCACTCGACAACAAATTATCGAAAGAAGATTTCTGCGAATTGTATTCGAATATCTTTACGGTAAACAATGAGCTTGTGCGCATTTTGCCTGCACTGAAGAAGAACTACAAACTGGTTCTGATGTCGAACACGAATGGAATCCACCAGCGGTACGGATGGGGGAAGTATGAGTTTCTCAAAGTCTTCGACAAGCTTGTTCTTTCGCATGAAGCGGGCGCCGTCAAGCCTGAGCCGGCAATCTATAAGGCAGTTGAGGCGTATACCTCGGCTCAGCCTGAGGAACATTTCTATACGGACGACATTGCGGAATACATTGCTGGTGCCAGACTTCTCGGCTGGGACGCAGTCCAGTTCACGGGCAACGGGGAACTGTTCACTGAAATGGATAAGCGTGGAATTCGTTATTGACTGCCGCTATCCAGCGCGAGTTATCGGTATCCACGGAGCAACGAGTTAAATTTATTCCAATCGAACAACCAGGGATCCGTTTTCCTTCCGGGAGCGATATCGCTGTGACCCAAAATGAATTTAATAGTGTATTCCGCTTTGAGATGAGATACAAGTTTCGCGAGTGACGAGTACTGGCCTTCGGTGGGACCGTCGGTTTCGGTATTTATGATTTCTATTCCTATCGAAACCTGATTGACGTTGGTGACGCCGTCCGGAAGGCGGCTCTTTCCCGCGTGGTAGGCTACATCTTCCTCTTTAACGAGTCTGTGAATACCTCCTTCTCGATCGATGATAAAATGCGGTGAGACGTTTATCTCCTTATACTCGTCGAGTATGCCGTTGAGGCTGAACGAATCGGGTGTGAGCGCGTTGAATGAAGAATGGATAATAATTGCTTCGACCTTGCGCGGCCAATCGGACTTTTTGTGGCCCCAGTCGATCAGATGGTCGATGATCATCAAATGCATGGACTTCGTAGAGTCCGCCGAAACGGTTTGCTGCTGCGGGGTAAGAAGTAGAAACATGATCAGCGATAACATATCAGCGGACAGTATATGACAAGAGAAAAAAATAAAAAAGCCGCCGGAAGGGATTTACCGGCGGCCTGAGGTAAGAACAACCTACTATCAGGAGCAACCGCTTGTGGAGCCACAGTTGAGGCATTTGTAGCATGAACCGCTCCGGATCATAATGGAACCACATTCATGACACGGAGGTGCGTCTGCCTGTTCCTGGAAGACCTTCTTCTCAGTTTGTTCCAGCGATATCTTGAATTCCTTTTTTCCTTCCGTCTTTGGCTCGGCAACGATCGAGTCGACGACGACAGAAGCGGGCTGTTCTTCCCGGGGGAGGAATTTCAGTCCCATCCACCTGAAGATATAATCGAGTACCGACTTTGCGATCGGGACATCCTTGCTGTTTGTGAAGCCGGACGGCTCGAAGCGCATATGGCTGAACTTGTCGACCAATACCTTCAGAGGCACGCCGTATTGAAGGGCGAGCGATATTCCAGTGGCGAATCCATCCATCAGACCGCTGATCGTCGACCCCTCTTTTGACATCGTGATGAAGAGCTCGCCAGGAGTTCCATCCTCGTAAAGGCCGACCGTTATGTAACCCTCATGTCCGCTGATGCTGAACTTATGAGTTACTGCGTTGCGCTCATCCGGCAATCGACGGCGTATGACTCGTGTCGGGGCCTTCTCGTCCTTAGCCTGGGGGACCGGCTCCGATTTTCCGGTATCTTTCTTCGTGCTCAAGGGCTGAGTTCTCTTGGATCCGTCCCGATAAACGGCAATCGCCTTCAGGCCGAGCTTCCATGCTTCGATATATGCCTGCTCGATATCATCGACGGTGGCCTCGGCTGGAAGGTTGACAGTCTTTGAAATAGCTCCCGAGAGGAACGGCTGAACCGCGGACATCATCTTTATGTGACCCATATAATGTATTGATCGGGTTCCGTTCACAGCCTTGAACGCGCAGTCGAAGATGGGAAGGTGTTTATCCTTCAGATGCGGGGCACCTTCAATAGTGGCGTTCGCATCGATGTACTTCACTATTTCGTCTATCTGCTGTTCATTGTATCCGAGTGTGCTCAGTGCCAGAGGGACCGTGTTGTTAACGATCTTCAGATATCCGCCGCCGACGAGTTTTTTGTATTTCACCAGTGCAATGTCCGGTTCGACTCCGGTCGTGTCGCAATCCATCATGAATCCGATCGTTCCGGTCGGGGCGAGTACCGATATTTGCGAATTTCTATAGCCATACTCCTTGCCGATGGTGAGTGCATCGTCCCACACTTGCTTTGCGGAGTCGACCAAATATTCCGGAATAATGTCATGATTGATCTTGTCTACATGAGCTCTGTGTTTTCTGATAACTCCAAGCATAGGTTCGCGATTTGTTTCGAACCCTTCAAAGGGTCGAATATTCTGGGCGATGAGAGCGCTCTGCCTGTAGCCCTCGCCGGTCATGATCGCGGTTAGCGCGCCGGCATATGCTCTTCCTGCATCGCTGTCATATGGCAATCCCAGTGACATTAGCAGCGCGCCAAGATTCGCGTACCCGATTCCGAGTGGTCGAAACGCGAAACTGTTTTTCTCAATAGACTTCGTGGGATAGCTTGCGTTCCCGACAATGATTTCCTGAGCAGTAATGGTAATATCGACCGAGTGAATATACGCCTCGACGTCGAACGAACCGTCGTCTCTCCTGTACTTCATCAGGTTCAAAGAAGCCAGGTTGCATGCGCTGTCGTCCAGAAACATATACTCGCTGCAAGGATTCGAGGCGTTAATCGGAGCTGTGTTGGAGGATGTATGCCAGCTGTTGACTGTGGTGTGGAACTGCATTCCCGGATCACCACTAATCCAGGCAGCGGTAGCAATCTCTCTCATTAGCTCGCGAGCCCGATACGTTCCTGCCGGTTTGCCGTCTCTCACATTCTTTGTTGACCATTCCTTATCTTCAAGCACCGCCCGCATGAAGTCGTCTGTCGCCCTGACGCTGTGGTTGGCGTTTTGAAA encodes:
- a CDS encoding HAD hydrolase-like protein, which encodes MKPTYSALVFDLGNVLLPFNYEIILSGLDRIEIGLGEKFKRFYRTNYELHRELECGKLSEGKFLEIVLGALDNKLSKEDFCELYSNIFTVNNELVRILPALKKNYKLVLMSNTNGIHQRYGWGKYEFLKVFDKLVLSHEAGAVKPEPAIYKAVEAYTSAQPEEHFYTDDIAEYIAGARLLGWDAVQFTGNGELFTEMDKRGIRY
- a CDS encoding N-acetylmuramoyl-L-alanine amidase, which codes for MFLLLTPQQQTVSADSTKSMHLMIIDHLIDWGHKKSDWPRKVEAIIIHSSFNALTPDSFSLNGILDEYKEINVSPHFIIDREGGIHRLVKEEDVAYHAGKSRLPDGVTNVNQVSIGIEIINTETDGPTEGQYSSLAKLVSHLKAEYTIKFILGHSDIAPGRKTDPWLFDWNKFNSLLRGYR
- a CDS encoding vitamin B12-dependent ribonucleotide reductase; this encodes MGYTDAFVSDDTLARSAWGGLSVRRHFTKKGLHPFDEIKWEKRTASISNEKGEVIFQQDDVEVPEFWSMTATNVVVSKYFHGQLGTPERESSVKQIVDRVARTFTTWGIKGGYFASHDDASAFYDELAYLLVNQYVSFNSPVWFNVGVEDKPQCSACFINSVKDTMESILDLAKTEGMLFKWGSGTGTNFSSLRSSKERLSGGGTASGPVSFLRGFDSFAGVIKSGGKTRRAAKMVILNAEHPDVLDFIRSKAEEEKKAWALIDAGYDSGFNVPGGAYDSVQFQNANHSVRATDDFMRAVLEDKEWSTKNVRDGKPAGTYRARELMREIATAAWISGDPGMQFHTTVNSWHTSSNTAPINASNPCSEYMFLDDSACNLASLNLMKYRRDDGSFDVEAYIHSVDITITAQEIIVGNASYPTKSIEKNSFAFRPLGIGYANLGALLMSLGLPYDSDAGRAYAGALTAIMTGEGYRQSALIAQNIRPFEGFETNREPMLGVIRKHRAHVDKINHDIIPEYLVDSAKQVWDDALTIGKEYGYRNSQISVLAPTGTIGFMMDCDTTGVEPDIALVKYKKLVGGGYLKIVNNTVPLALSTLGYNEQQIDEIVKYIDANATIEGAPHLKDKHLPIFDCAFKAVNGTRSIHYMGHIKMMSAVQPFLSGAISKTVNLPAEATVDDIEQAYIEAWKLGLKAIAVYRDGSKRTQPLSTKKDTGKSEPVPQAKDEKAPTRVIRRRLPDERNAVTHKFSISGHEGYITVGLYEDGTPGELFITMSKEGSTISGLMDGFATGISLALQYGVPLKVLVDKFSHMRFEPSGFTNSKDVPIAKSVLDYIFRWMGLKFLPREEQPASVVVDSIVAEPKTEGKKEFKISLEQTEKKVFQEQADAPPCHECGSIMIRSGSCYKCLNCGSTSGCS